AAACTGTAAAAATGCCTCTTTAAACATCCTGTGCCCCGAACAGACCATTGAAAGCCTCGTcaggctgagggagagcaaaCAAGCTTTCCAAGAGATGAGACAACTCACAGGTTGACGAACTGAGAAAAGGCATTTCAGACTGAGCAGCTTCTTGCTGGCAGGCGGCACGACATGGATATCTTTAGCACACAGTAAAGACAGGGTAGGGAATCGGGAGGAGTGAATTAGCCAGCATTAATACTGTCGTTTGTATTCAGCGTACTTCAAAGCACTTGCAATGCAGACAtcaccagacagaaaaaaaaaacctacccaagTCTAATGGAGACCAAGTACAGCACATTCACTGGAGACCACAGAGCAGGGGTTGGATGGGACCCTCGGGCTGCcttgccccacagcccctggggaggaTGAAGCAGGCtacctccctgcctgctcttccctAATGCTTGCTTGCACAAATTAGCCATGGCCCAAATGCTTAATGAGCTAACATGGGATGGTTGTGGCCCCCAGACAGGGGCATGTCCAGAGGAAGCCTCACGAACcagtgcagaggcaggagctACTCGGCAGAGCCAAAATGGGACAGGGCTCAGCAGGGGCACTGCGGAGTCTCATGTGCCCACATCCCAGTAAGAGCAAGACTGCGCCTGAGATCGATTGCAGAAAATCTGCAGGGAATATTATGGCTGGGCAGAGGCTCCAGATGCTGaggaagctgctggtgctggtggtgctacCCATGGGAACAGCTATTTCAGCAACACACACATGTGGGAACGGGCCACCACCGTGTGCCATCCACAAGCAGCTTCAAGAGGCTGGTCACCTCCCCCAGGGGCTCCCTGGCACCACTGTCACCCACACCCTGCCCTGGCACAAGGAGGTCACATGGCCAGCGGCTGGCCCAGGAGAGGATGCTTCCCTCACCAATGTGCCAGGCCAGCGGGGCAGCCAGCAGGGAGAGCCAAGGGCCAGCACCAggaagggacaggcagggctgggggagctccAGGGAAGGGGTTTGGAGCCCAGGGATGCAACACCCTCCTCGTGCGACCAGTCCAAGGCTAGAGAGCACACCAGTCCCAGGAGAAGCACCCACgtgcagctggggaaggaaaaCACAGCATCAACTGAGTCAAGCCCCTTCTGCCAGCTGCCTTGTTTTCCTGCAGATTTATTGTTGTTCCCGCACTCGATAACAGCAGAGCGAAGGCACAATAAGGAAACTTAAGCGATCGGTGGCCGCTAATCAGCAAAGCTTTCCAAGAGCTCACCGAAGCCAAGAGGAAAGGCTCGACAACCGCTCTCTGCTGACGCTTGCTAGCACACAGCCACACCACTAGCATGCGGCACCTCCTTCTGCTGACGCCCACGGGGAAGGGGGCCGTAAGCACACACAGGGCAAGCACGCTTGCTCCCGTCTCTCCTCTCCTACCATCTCAGGGCACGGCGGCAGGGCCAGCTGCCATGCAACATGAATAACCTCCCACCACTCACGCCAGTGGAGACCTGGATGTGGGCAGTCTTGGACCGAAGGGTCCATCACTCTGCAGGAAGGAGCAGAACCCCAGGAGCCCACCCCAGAAGTTTATTAACTTTCTTTGCATTTCCAATAGCACTGGGTAACATCTCTGTGCAGACGAAAAAGAGAGGCTGTGCTCCTAGAGGCAGCTGCTGCGGCAGCTCAGTGGAGGCTTACCTTTGGGCATGATGCGATGCATTGCAACCGACAAGAAGAAGATTGCGTCGCTGTAGTAGGTCCCCGATCCGGCGCTGAAGTGCTTCTGCATCGCTTCAACGAttggaaacagcttttctgtcAGCTCGTTCACATCATGGACTATTACCTAGGAGAGACACCAGAAACACCACTCAGCGGCCACCTCTGGGGACTGGCCCAGCGCTGACAGCCTTTGCTCAGCCTGCCCCGGCACAGGGCCGGGAGGGGTTGTTAAAGCACGAACACTGCCGGTGGCACCTCAGCTGCACAAAGGGGCCCAATTGCCCTGGCCCCTGCACTACCACCACAGGGTGAAAGCCAGCTAAGGCatcagggaaaggagggaaggattTTTACAACCATTTCATAAAAGTGAGACGGGCTCAGAGAGACTCAAATCCACTCATACAATCACGGCTGTTCAAtagtgggggttttgttttttggtttttttttctggtctgttcCCACTGCCTAATGCAACCACATATCTGGTCTCCCATATGGAGTCCATCAGAAGAGGTGATGGTTCGCTCTGGGCTCTGGCATCCTGCCGTTTTGAGGCAAGCCAGACCACGTCACTTACCCTGAGGACCAAGACTTGCTCCCTGCTGCAAAGGCAGGCTGCCACAGCGCCAGGGACGCAGCCCGGATTTCCTGAACCTCAGCCCTGCATGCAGGCGAGCTCTGCAGCACGTCCCgccggggctggagggagaaagggaggacgGGCCACAGCACACTGACAAAAATCCAAATATTAGGAGTTAAAGCACAGCCGAGCATCTTCTCTAGAGGGATCTCAGCCCGCTTGTGCTGGACTTTTGCTCGTGCTCAGACAGGAATGCTCTGAAATCCTCAGCCCTACAGCAACACCATCCCTGGGACGCCTGCGCAGGTCCTTGCTATGGGCCAGAAACAGAAGCAACTGCAAATGTACCTCGTCAGTTACTGAAACTTCACAAGCTTACAATTAATTTTGGTCAAAGTCTGACAAACAGGAACTTTCATGCAGCCTGATGCTCGTTACACACACAGAAGGATGCAGATCACTGAATCATGCAAGATAACAGGAGGGATTTTCAGGGTAATTAAGAGAGACAAGGGACACGACCCCAGTGCGGATAAGGGGGAGTGCAGGAACTCGAGTGTGGAGACTCGAGGTCACGCTGCCTTTTTCAGGCCAGGGAAAGCAGGAAGAGCACAGCAGGAACTGAAGGCCAGCGAGGACACAACTTTGCAGCAGTATGTGAATTTTGGAAAGGGGAGACTATACCCCTTGTTTGAGGGATACAGAGACACTTCCATAAGCCTTCAGCAGGAACTCAATCCCACAaactccacaggtcccttccaaactaaattaTTCAATGGTTCTATGTTCACTCCTTTTTCCTACGAAAACTTCATCTGCTTAAGAGCAAGAAGCCCTGCACCACACACCTAAACATACAAGatacagcatttgcttttttaaaatctaaaccaAGTCAAGCGTTTCAGAGGGAAAGGCGGCTTTGGAGCCTGAGCTGGTGCAATGGCTGCCTTCTCTATGGGATGCCCCCTCTAAGGGGCTGCTTTGATGCCCAGCGAGGCTGGCACAGAGACAGCGAGTGGTCCGAGGCTTCTTCCTCCTGCACTTTCTTGCAGAAAACGTTATTCAGATCAAAGTGCTCTTGTGTCAGAGCACAGCTTGCTGGAGGCGGGGAGCCACTCGCGGGACTCTCAGTATGCCAAACAAGGTAAGGTGATAGGTTCATCCTGACCCCAGGCACAACAGCCAAACCCACGACGGGGTACTGCTGGAGGACAGTCACAGCAGAGTCCCCCTCCTGGGGAGGGCATCCCAAACACCCACCCTCAGCCACTGGCCCTCGCTGTCAGCCGGGCGCTGTATGAGAGCCCTCGCGCAGGCTCCACGGCCAGCATGTCCCTCGGCAGGGCGGCCACGCTGCTGCCGTCCTGGCTGCTGGGCTCGGGGCCAAGCCCCTGCAGGAGGACGGcaggaaaaacacagaacaacACGTACCAGGAAAGTGCATTGGGAGAGGTCATCAGCAGCCACACCTGGCTTTGGATAGCACAGCGTATTCCCCAAGACACCGCAGGGGAGGAAACTCCGTAACCGGTACCTTTTAGGGCAGCATCTCACCCCGGGCCCTGccaagctgcaggagcagcttcACCATCACAGTTGTCACCAGCAGCGCTGCAGGAACAGGCGGGAGATCGGCACAGCGGCGGGGAGCACATCGGCAGCACcaagtgctgctgccagcagtgatCCCAGGTGACCACACACAGCAAAACACCACCACTCTGCAGGTGCAAAGTGTGTGGAGCTGAGCACTACCAGTACCACCACCACTGAGATGCATgatgctctgctcccagcccagctcagtAGGGGCAGTGCTGGGGTCTGGTCAGACTggaaaagcagggaggagaaatacAGCACCTGTAACCACCCTCCTGCATCCAGCAAAGGCAGCCTGAGGTCTGCACAGCACATAAGAAACAGctgagcaggggggaaaaaaagtcaaaccaaTTCCAGCCACCTCTGAAATGAGCCAAGCACCAGTGGACAAAAATCATGGGAAAAATACTCCTGAAACTCCAGACACAGCATcatctgccttccctcccctgccaaagaaaataggaaaatttgTGTCTTTTGCCCACCCTTTGGTTAGgcacttctgcaaagcaaactCCTCAGCAGCTCAATCTTCCTTCCGCAGCCACAGGCCGGCCAGCCCTTCCAGGACTGCGAGGGCTTCTCCTCGCCACACTGCTGACTTTAGCACAGCTTGCTGATCTGCTGCTAATTTTATACTTCGTTATTTATTTGTGTAGCAGCTTTCAGTAAATCCCTGTAGCTAAATCTGACCACATTTGCTGAGGACGTTAAGAAAAGTAAGTTCTAGGGGTTTCCTGTGCAAGCACAGTTTTATAAACACACATCCCGCACTGAGAAAAGACCCTTCCAATTGATTCACTAGGAAAAAACAACCCACGTTTCATTTCTCCTTAactttccctcctcctcattcCGAGTATCTTTGCAGCTCTCTTGTATGCGCGGGGTGACGGCAGCTCAGTTACCTTCACCCCAGCATGTCCTCCCACAGCACCAGACCCCCATTTGGCAGCATCCTCCACGGGGCTGATCTAAACAAGCAACCAGGAAGAGCAACGAGCAGGGCGCGCAGTTAATTTTATTCTCGGAGGGGAACGGAATAAATAAGCGATATGAATCAGCACCGAGAGTCAGAGCGCGCAGCCCAGAGTTGCAGGAAACGGGGCGAGTCAGGGCTTTTTGTAAGCAGAATATTGGCTGCTGAGACATGCCCAGGCTCGTTCCCGGGCACTTCCCGCTTGCCAGGAAGCAGGAGAGGCTGCAGACAGAGATCACCCTGCAACCCACAGGACAGGACACGCTCTCACCAACTGCGGGCATAAAGCCCTGGTGAAAGCCCAGCAGAACCTCCACAAGCCAGGGCTTGGAGGACAAGCAGGAAGGCCAGGTCCTGGCTGGGTGCCGGCGCGCGGCAAGTCCTTCCTCCGACACGGATGCTTCCCGGCCAATTTCCTCCGTCCTCCCTGATCCCCACGCCAAAAAAGCCACGCAGCACATCGCGGAGCACCAGCTCCATCTGCCGCTCGCCATCAGCATGCTGCACTCCCAGCTCCGCATCTGGGACACATCTGTACAGGCACGGTGATGCCACGTCAGGACTGCCCCGTGAGTgggacagcccagctctgccctgccctgccctgcacagccagAAGGGCTGCTGCGCCTAAGCTGCTCCCATGCACCCCACCGTGGTGCATCCCAAagcccctctgctcccaccctccGTGTCCTGCCCTGGCACACTGCAGCTGGCTGCTTCACCCTTCAGATTTCAGAAGTTTATGACTTTGCTTAGGGAGAGACAAGAGCTGGCCCATCACCTTCCACTGGGGATGGGATCCAGATCTGATTCCTGGGCTTCACTAACAGAGGACCCAATtgatcccagctctgctgggaggggagggcaagGACAGCTCCAAAACCAGAGCCCGAATCACACCCtcatgaagaaaatgcaaagttCAGGGTTTTTAATCAATCCTGCAGCTCAAGCTGCCCTCTGAGCACTTTATCAAGCCTCATCTTTGGGCCTGCTCTAGGAAAAGAGCGTAAGAACCAGGAGGGCGTTCTGGGGACACCAAGAGAACCAGGAAAGGAGGGGTCTCAGGATGGAGCCAGGTCACTGCTGGAACCACCTGAGCATCAGGATCAACCACTTTCAACATCTTAGCAGCACCAAAGATCGGAGTTAGGGTGATGTTTCCTGCTGATAAAGAGGAGGAATGGGGTAGGCTACAGCAAGAATAAAGAGATGCTGTCACCTGCTGGCCTAGCAGAAACTGGCACAGTATTAGGGGCAAGACCCTATGCTTGAGAAGCAGCCTACGGCCTCTGCTCTGTACTAGGAACTCTACCTGAGAACAGGTAAGTGGATAGGTGAGAAGCATAGTGCCAAGCATGGGCTAGCTAACGAAACCAGGATACGTCAGGCGCTgccaggagagagggaagaagccaACCCACCGAGGAGATCCCAGTGAGATCTCACCTGAGCCTTCCAGACCACGCTATTCGCTTACACCCAAGAGATCAGTTCTGGTGCAAGATCTCCTCACCGAGCTGTGAGCCAGGCTTTACTGTGAGTCCACAAGCACCTACAAAGGCCCATGCCACAACACACATCGCTGCATGTCCCCACCTCCCGCACCACTTCACTCGTGAGCCCGTGTCCCCTGGGAGCAGCAATGCTGGCAAGGTGGCCTGCAGAGGAATTCGGGTTCTGAGAAGAACAGATGGCAGCAAGGCAGCCACACGCAAAGATGGGTGTCTGTCTGCAAGGGATCTGCGTGCCATGGTGGCTTGGGGGTCCTCCCACTCCAGGGGGACACAATGCAACAAACCTGAGCTAGGCTGTCGCACTGCACCCTCGTGCGGCACGGGGAACCCTCCTGAAGGTGCACAACCCCTCCAGAGTGCCGAGCACTGCGGCGCAGTGAGGAGGTTGCCCACCATGACACGTGACCCGACTGAGCACCAGCACTAGCAGAGTGCTGtttaagaaaaaggagaggtGGGATTATTTACCAACAAGTGATCTGTACAAACGACGTTGAGGCTACACCCCAGCAGAGTTCAGCTAATATTAAATACCTCAAAGATGAGAGATGAGAAGTTACAGGAGGAGCAGAGGTCGCTTCCAAGCAATACTCTGCAGCAGCACCTCAGGACAGAAGAGGCAAGTTACCTGGGGTCTCTGAACTTAGCATTCCTCCAGTTTTCAGACACCTGTTTAACGTGAAGAAAAGCCTGCCTTTGCACGGACTGCAGTGACCACGTTTTTGGGAGGCAGAACCGTTTCTCTGGCAGGTAGCAGGATGAACATTTGCACATGGAAGCACTCCGACCTTTGCAGGCTCTCCAATCCCTTTCTCAAGAGCCACCAGCAGCAACGTGACAGCCTTTTCTGATCCCAGTCCCGCAGGACCCCTTGGGAAGCCATCTACGCACAAGCAGATGTGGTCCTTGTGCTGGGACGCTGAACCACGGCCAACAACAGGGTctctggaagaggagctgcactgcccagagcagctgctcctctccagcagaAGTGGTTTCCCGGAGGTGTTCCCAGGCCGCGCAGCTGAGACCATCACACCAGGACACCTCCGGACACCTCCCCACAGGCCAGGGGGTCTGGGCTCACACAGAACAAGCCCTGATTCACAGGATTCATGAAACTGGGGAGAGATGCAGCCTTCTCCTGCAGAGATGGGAAGGAAACACCCTCCTGTCAGGAGCTGGACGTGGGCCGTCAGTGGAGAAAGTTTCTTTCCCCCAGGCTGCCGCCCCCTTTGTCTTGGGGGCAGGCTCCCTCCATAAGGCCTGGCGAGGCCCCGGACGACGCTCTGTCCGGGGTGCACCCACCAGCCGAAGGATCCCGACGGCCGAGGCCGGGATCCCGGTACGGCGGCGCTGGGCTCCCCACGGgcaggccccgccgccccccgccgccccgcacctgGTGCCGGAAGGCGGCTCCGCGCAGCAGGTCCCGCAGCAGGCCCAGGCCGATGTCCCTGCTGGCGCCCTCGGTGACCAGGTGGAGGTGCAGCGCGTCGCCGCCGCCCAGCCGCCCGTGCCGCAGCAGGGAGCGCAGGGCCACCTGCGCCTTGCCGCGCAGCGCCGGGCTCCGCTCGGCCTTGGTGAACATCAGCAGGAGGTGCATGTcgcggccccccgccgccgcctccccgccgccgtgCTGGGGGTGGCGgtgcgccggggcgggcggcgtgGCGCGGAGGCGGCGTGTGGCGCTGGAGAAGgtctcgccgccgccgcccaggtAGTAGAAGGCGCAGACGGCCAAGGCGGCGGCCAGCGCCAgggcgcagggctgggagcgcgcccagccccggcccgcgCGGCCCAGCGCCGCCATGCCGCAGGCGGGCCGGCCGCCATGTCAAGGGCCGCCCCCTCAGCCCGCCGCCATGtcgggggcggggcggccgccatGTCGGGAGGCGGCCCCCCCTCCCTCAGCCCGCCCCACAGACAGAGGCGGCTGAGAGCATACAAAGGTTTAATCAAGTACAGTATTTACAATCCTTACAGCATGTACAGTCGATTAACTACAAAGGTAATAATGAGTTTCTCTCATTTACAATGGCAAGCTACAGAAAACTACATTCAAGTTTTGGATACAAAGTCTACAGACTTATTAAATGCGAACTAGGGCTGGTTATACATTCTTTACAGTTATATCTTAAGGGGGAAGGGTTCACAGGAGCATTTTACTGCTGGAATGCCTAAAAAACACCAAGTACAGAGGACacgtagataaaaaaaaaaaaaaacaaaaaacaaaaaccaaaaaacaaacagatcatTATTTCAGACAGAGTAACCTCTCTGCTTGAGGAAATTATAATTTCTCAGTGATTTCTATCAAAACATGGACAATCGAATCCTAACAGAAAAgtgagtgggatttttttcctcctctatcaTCTCCTTCCAtgggaagagaaacaagaaaatactgTATGCAGAAAGATAAAGCAAGTGTATGAAAGGCGATATACCAAAGTGGTACAGTCATCCTTTTCCCCAGTACTGCCTTTCTGAAGCTGTCCCcgctttaaaaatgtgcttttgtgCAAGGGAGCAAGACATTTTGGCTACTAGGGTGCACAAACAAGTGGCATAAACTCTACCTTGTGAAAAAGTGTCCATCTGTGAATGGGCAGAGATGGTAGTTTGCAAAACTGATTCTCAAAATACTTTATGTATCAGATATTCAGAATAAACAGCTCAGTCCTTTTGACAGTGTAAAAATACTACATCCTTGGTACTTACACACTGTTTGTAGTTCTATGAAACAGTCCTTTTATATTCACTGTGTCATTTGAGATTCTCATGATCAAAACACAGAGTTAACATCCACACTTTAAAACAGATGGCTGCAGAGAAGCACCAGAGTCCTGGAAACATCACAGCCAATCCTAAACTTATTCTACTTCTCACCTTTTTTCTTTAGTGCTACAGAGTTTTTGCTCCATCAAGGAGAATTCTAATAATTTGGACAATGTGTGTGTACTGATGTCATCCTGCAATACAGGAGAAACTTCCTCTTATACGGCGATTTCCTGACAGCAGTTGGAAGGTCTGGTTGCATTTTCTAAAACTATTTCAGCTGAGTACATAAACAGGTAAAATATAAAACCCCAGAGAGAAAAATGCAGTATTATTACAGGATCCTTTAAACGCACTACCGTTAGAAGCCAGGAAGGATACAATCCAAAGCTTCTGAAATCAGTGTAAAGGCTGCCACCGATTTCAGGGAGTTCTCAGATGAGGTCCTAATTGATAAGGAGGCTGAAGTCTACAATGTACTAATGAACAAACGAAACACGCGGTCAGACTGCAATACGTGCAGCTTGTGAAAGCAAAGACAGACTTCCACCATCTACCGCCCCGCCTTCACCCAAATTTACAGGAACAAATTCCAGCACGTCTAATATAATTCAGTGGCATGATTCAGTATGATAATTCAAAAATTTAAGTTTATATGCACTGTACTGACATTAACATAAAAGATTAAACCTTATGAACAATCAAAACAATACAGACCACTAAGGAAACACCACAGACATCATTTTAAACAACATGCAATGTAAGTAAATTCTACCTCTGAAGTCATGATGCATTAGAACATAAGTTGAGCTCCTCAACATTTGTCCTTCCAAGACACC
The sequence above is drawn from the Chroicocephalus ridibundus chromosome 6, bChrRid1.1, whole genome shotgun sequence genome and encodes:
- the XXYLT1 gene encoding xyloside xylosyltransferase 1, coding for MAALGRAGRGWARSQPCALALAAALAVCAFYYLGGGGETFSSATRRLRATPPAPAHRHPQHGGGEAAAGGRDMHLLLMFTKAERSPALRGKAQVALRSLLRHGRLGGGDALHLHLVTEGASRDIGLGLLRDLLRGAAFRHQVIVHDVNELTEKLFPIVEAMQKHFSAGSGTYYSDAIFFLSVAMHRIMPKEITQIIQVDLDLKYKTNIRDLFDEFDNFPEGAVIGIAREMQPVYRHTFWQYRRENPQTKVGDPPPDGLPGFNSGVLLLNLEAMRQSKLYNQLLEPAMVQKLTEKYHFKGHLGDQDFFTMVGMEHPELFHVLDCTWNRQLCTWWRDHGYSDVFDQYFQCEGEVKIYHGNCNTPIPED